The following proteins come from a genomic window of Pyxidicoccus sp. MSG2:
- a CDS encoding Mu transposase domain-containing protein, with the protein MHKLDRELSEFLDTMTTGMGRTERRRAMDGYVTGLLLDGERKSIEPMAARLAEAPDQTEAVRQRLQQCVSGSTWDVTPRACGPYRARTKGKTESGVKYVKRNALAARTFESFAGLQAHLAAWMVDADVRVHGTTHETPAARFERDEKTALRALPLRALPRREQRLKRRVAHDALVDVDTIRYSVPHRLVREHVEVLVGDADVRIFHGGVEVARHTRGREPHARIIKAEHWQGLWRQQPKEVSGVASAAAPSALNALGRSLADYERAIAGGVKRGAA; encoded by the coding sequence CTGCACAAGCTCGACCGAGAGCTCTCCGAGTTCCTGGACACAATGACGACGGGAATGGGACGCACGGAGAGGCGTCGCGCCATGGACGGATACGTCACCGGGCTGCTGCTGGATGGAGAGCGCAAGAGCATCGAGCCCATGGCGGCGCGGCTGGCCGAAGCGCCGGACCAGACGGAAGCCGTGCGCCAGCGCCTTCAGCAGTGCGTGTCGGGCTCGACCTGGGACGTCACCCCTCGCGCCTGCGGGCCATATCGCGCACGCACCAAAGGCAAGACGGAGTCGGGGGTGAAGTACGTCAAGCGCAACGCGCTCGCCGCACGCACCTTCGAGTCCTTCGCCGGGCTGCAGGCGCACCTGGCCGCATGGATGGTCGATGCGGATGTCCGGGTGCATGGCACGACGCACGAGACGCCCGCGGCCCGCTTTGAGCGCGACGAAAAGACGGCGCTGCGTGCGCTGCCGCTGCGCGCGCTGCCACGGCGCGAGCAGCGTCTGAAACGACGGGTGGCCCACGACGCCCTCGTCGACGTGGACACCATTCGCTACAGCGTGCCGCACCGGCTCGTGCGCGAGCATGTGGAGGTCCTCGTCGGCGACGCCGACGTGCGCATCTTCCACGGCGGAGTCGAGGTGGCCCGGCACACACGCGGCCGCGAGCCGCACGCGCGCATCATCAAGGCCGAGCACTGGCAGGGCCTGTGGCGACAGCAGCCCAAGGAGGTTTCGGGGGTGGCGAGCGCTGCCGCACCCTCGGCATTGAATGCGCTGGGCCGCAGCCTCGCGGACTACGAGAGGGCCATCGCGGGCGGCGTGAAGCGAGGTGCCGCGTGA